Proteins from one Porites lutea chromosome 3, jaPorLute2.1, whole genome shotgun sequence genomic window:
- the LOC140931060 gene encoding universal stress protein Slr1101-like: MAEKTTNGRKVLIAVDGSEHSDRAFEFYLKNIYCKEDSLLVLHAFEIPPLPYSSGPFVFAYYEEWSQMVGELREQAKEMMRAYEERCKTLKLHYEIILVVGKPAGNVICTEASNGKVDLIVTGNRGQSAARRTILGSVSDYVVHHSQCPVCVVPPAAKS; the protein is encoded by the exons ATGGCGGAGAAGACAACAAACGGTAGGAAAGTCCTCATTGCAGTAGATGGCAGCGAGCATAGTGATCGAGCATTCGAAT TCTATTTGAAGAACATATATTGTAAGGAGGATTCATTACTGGTTCTTCATGCTTTTGAAATTCCACCTCTTCCATACTCCTCAGGACCTT TTGTCTTTGCTTACTATGAGGAGTGGAGCCAGATGGTGGGTGAGTTAAGAGAACAAGCAAAAGAGATGATGAGGGCATACGAGGAAAGATGTAAAACACTTAAG TTACATTATGAAATTATTCTTGTGGTTGGCAAACCTGCTGGCAATGTAATATGTACAGAAGCTTCTAATGGAAAAGTTGACCTCATCGTCACTGGAAACCGTGGACAAAGCGCAGCTCGACGTACAATACTTGGTAGTGTTAGTGATTATGTGGTCCACCACTCGCAGTGTCCTGTCTGTGTAGTACCCCCAGCAGCAAAGTCATGA